A genomic window from Fibrobacterota bacterium includes:
- a CDS encoding substrate-binding domain-containing protein, translated as MMPEAQREIMERLRGLVRQFPDQKLPSMRSLASAWNVGLQQVQIAIHHGVEQGWLCTRPGSGVWARKSLPDPTPPVRRMDAHRLADTISAQIQSGKFAFDEALPSPKDHAKIHRVHPTTARKALGVLLSKGMVERRGRSWIVTRPVGKKSTRPPVLWCIGAAEQPGRLRIDSDREWDFWRDLQSEAIRSGLSPRLVTWEGELPEADESVFGAVVSTWHLPENMVVLDALQRAKIPTAVWVATEDVLPGKRYRQARGMWFHDLAHGRGAGETMGRFLSGQGHRKIAWICPFQGSSWAKNRMAGLWAELGPQFETFEAIGPWISEWDIQVQVAEDPAVVGRMDLSGIAEQGPYDPLRRPLAEWITREKTLSMFTPQLEAALDSGATLWVAASDLVAGWCLRWLAARGLRPPRDLTLASFDDTRDSSRQDLTSLRFDVQGMTRAMVRQILSSRESHPLVSRYAGHVVERGTTLTPISRRILVQ; from the coding sequence ATGATGCCAGAAGCCCAGCGGGAGATCATGGAACGACTGCGGGGCTTGGTCAGACAATTCCCGGATCAGAAGCTTCCCTCCATGCGCTCACTGGCGTCGGCTTGGAATGTGGGGCTGCAGCAAGTGCAGATTGCCATCCACCACGGAGTGGAGCAGGGATGGCTCTGCACGCGGCCCGGCTCTGGCGTGTGGGCGCGCAAATCATTGCCGGATCCCACTCCCCCGGTGAGGCGGATGGATGCTCACCGCCTGGCGGATACGATCAGTGCCCAGATCCAATCGGGAAAGTTCGCCTTTGATGAAGCGCTCCCTTCGCCCAAGGATCACGCGAAGATCCACCGCGTGCATCCAACCACGGCCCGCAAGGCCCTAGGGGTGCTGCTGTCCAAGGGGATGGTGGAGCGGCGTGGGCGCAGTTGGATCGTCACTCGTCCGGTGGGAAAGAAGTCCACCCGTCCGCCGGTGTTGTGGTGCATCGGCGCGGCCGAGCAGCCGGGGCGGCTTCGCATCGATTCGGATCGAGAATGGGATTTCTGGCGCGATTTGCAATCCGAGGCCATCCGCAGTGGGTTGTCGCCGCGGTTGGTGACCTGGGAAGGGGAACTTCCGGAAGCTGATGAATCCGTGTTCGGCGCCGTGGTCTCCACCTGGCACCTGCCGGAAAACATGGTGGTGCTCGATGCCCTCCAGCGTGCCAAGATTCCCACGGCCGTGTGGGTGGCCACCGAAGACGTGCTGCCGGGCAAGCGATACCGGCAAGCCCGCGGGATGTGGTTCCACGACCTGGCCCATGGGCGTGGTGCGGGCGAAACCATGGGACGATTCCTGTCTGGGCAAGGCCATCGCAAGATCGCCTGGATCTGTCCGTTCCAGGGGAGCTCCTGGGCGAAAAACCGCATGGCGGGCCTATGGGCGGAGCTCGGTCCGCAGTTTGAAACCTTCGAGGCGATCGGCCCGTGGATCTCCGAGTGGGACATCCAGGTGCAGGTGGCGGAAGACCCCGCCGTGGTGGGGAGGATGGATCTTTCGGGGATCGCCGAGCAGGGCCCGTACGATCCCCTGCGGCGGCCCCTGGCCGAGTGGATCACGCGCGAGAAGACTCTTTCGATGTTCACGCCCCAACTGGAGGCGGCGCTCGATTCCGGTGCCACCTTGTGGGTGGCGGCCTCCGACCTGGTGGCCGGCTGGTGCCTGCGCTGGCTGGCCGCGCGGGGATTGCGCCCTCCCCGCGACCTGACCCTGGCGAGCTTCGACGATACCCGCGATTCGTCGCGACAGGATCTGACCAGCCTGCGGTTCGACGTCCAGGGGATGACCCGCGCGATGGTGCGTCAAATCTTGTCCAGTCGCGAGAGCCATCCGCTGGTGTCGCGCTATGCGGGGCACGTGGTGGAGCGGGGGACCACCCTGACCCCCATCTCGCGGCGCATACTCGTTCAATGA
- a CDS encoding VWA domain-containing protein, translated as MNIFPLVISSLSLAGQPRIETRVEPLPPESLSQSSDRKAATDPWAGMPLKETRVKAKVNGIVGRVEVTQRFENHNSQAIEAVYVFPLPANAAVNEYSFRMGSREVRGVVKTREAARATYQEARSQGKTAALLEQERPNLFTQSVANIPAGQSIEVRIQYDVELTSDSGRYTFVFPTVVGPRFCPAGKVADESALKPPILASGEPNPHRIQLELDLDAGLPVHNLRSVFHKVAQTTSEHAVHISTDPDDDVPNKDFRLEWSVGQARPEVALVLDRQKKGGHFLLMIEPPAVPDSSQIVPREVVLLLDQSGSMNGQPLSAVQQAARKLVERLRPVDRIQIVSFSDFPQWFADTSLPVTKETRRRALSWIDGLRSAGGTEMKAGLLAALDAPPRGDLQRLVCLMTDGYIGNESEILQAIHDRVGDRVRVHVFGVGSSVNQHMIEGGAKAGRGTAFVVPIGKDPTEIVDKFWSKLQSPLLTGIRLDWGDLPVADVEPEALEDLYAGYPIHLSGRFKSAAKGTLTVTGRTGTKKVTYKIPVDLSQPDATHPAVGGLWARSRIGRLTLPWAGDHKEDVTKLALEYHLMSPFTSFVAVLDSVTVKDGKSIRIDVPLELPLGVTESAVPYGTTKASYAANQMPKPSSAPPPPPPPMVAGSSGSRMELGAGKIDGFLDNPNTVYMLTEDVSTAPEVAPERDLSNLIEKHACGDAILRIDTIDIQKGGAVRVSQLRQALQKQRAALESAAKSHHWPTMDLVLEIDVSGNVTLAKLVMLDGSLLAGQYDLQRIFSSLRLGSLDDDPVTLRVRMGFDVAPCRPLPSIEEK; from the coding sequence ATGAACATCTTCCCCTTGGTGATCTCTTCCCTATCCCTGGCCGGTCAGCCCCGCATCGAGACACGCGTCGAGCCTCTCCCCCCGGAATCCCTCTCGCAGAGCTCCGATCGCAAGGCGGCAACCGATCCGTGGGCGGGCATGCCCCTGAAGGAAACCCGCGTGAAGGCCAAGGTGAATGGCATCGTGGGGCGGGTGGAAGTGACCCAACGCTTCGAAAACCACAACAGCCAGGCCATCGAAGCGGTCTATGTGTTCCCGCTTCCGGCAAACGCGGCGGTCAACGAATACTCCTTCCGCATGGGCTCCCGCGAAGTGCGGGGTGTGGTGAAGACCCGCGAGGCGGCGCGCGCCACCTACCAGGAGGCCCGCTCCCAAGGCAAGACCGCGGCACTGTTGGAGCAGGAGAGACCCAACCTCTTCACCCAATCGGTGGCCAATATCCCGGCGGGGCAATCCATCGAGGTGCGCATCCAGTACGATGTGGAACTGACCTCCGACAGCGGGCGCTACACCTTCGTGTTTCCCACCGTGGTGGGGCCGCGCTTTTGCCCCGCAGGCAAGGTCGCCGACGAATCCGCCCTGAAGCCGCCCATCCTGGCGTCCGGCGAACCCAACCCCCATCGCATCCAGTTGGAACTGGACCTGGACGCGGGCCTTCCCGTGCACAATCTCCGTTCGGTGTTCCACAAGGTGGCGCAGACCACCTCCGAACACGCCGTGCACATCTCGACAGATCCTGACGACGACGTGCCCAACAAGGATTTCCGCCTGGAATGGAGCGTGGGGCAGGCGCGCCCCGAGGTGGCCCTGGTGCTGGATCGCCAGAAGAAGGGCGGGCATTTCCTCTTGATGATCGAACCACCCGCCGTCCCCGATTCCAGCCAGATCGTGCCGCGCGAGGTGGTGCTGTTGCTGGACCAGTCCGGATCCATGAACGGACAACCACTGTCGGCCGTGCAGCAGGCCGCCCGCAAGCTGGTGGAACGTCTCCGTCCCGTGGACCGCATCCAAATCGTGTCCTTTTCCGACTTCCCGCAGTGGTTTGCCGACACGTCCCTTCCCGTGACCAAGGAAACCCGCCGTCGCGCCCTTTCCTGGATCGACGGGCTGCGATCGGCTGGAGGCACGGAAATGAAAGCGGGGTTGCTGGCCGCCTTGGATGCCCCCCCACGTGGCGATCTGCAGCGGTTGGTGTGCCTGATGACCGACGGCTACATCGGAAACGAGTCGGAGATCCTGCAAGCCATCCACGACCGGGTGGGAGACCGGGTGCGGGTCCATGTTTTCGGGGTGGGGTCGTCGGTGAACCAGCACATGATCGAGGGCGGCGCCAAGGCCGGGCGCGGAACCGCCTTCGTGGTGCCCATCGGCAAGGACCCCACGGAAATTGTCGACAAATTCTGGTCCAAGCTGCAATCGCCGCTTCTGACCGGCATCCGATTGGATTGGGGCGATCTCCCCGTGGCCGATGTGGAACCCGAAGCCCTGGAAGACCTCTACGCGGGCTACCCCATCCACCTGTCCGGACGGTTCAAATCCGCGGCCAAGGGAACCCTCACCGTGACCGGCCGCACCGGCACCAAAAAAGTCACCTACAAGATTCCGGTCGACCTTTCCCAGCCAGACGCCACGCACCCGGCCGTGGGCGGCCTGTGGGCTCGTTCGCGAATCGGGCGGCTCACGCTGCCGTGGGCGGGCGACCACAAGGAGGATGTCACCAAGCTCGCGTTGGAATACCACCTGATGTCGCCATTCACCTCGTTTGTCGCCGTGCTGGATTCCGTGACCGTGAAAGACGGCAAGTCCATCCGCATCGACGTGCCCCTGGAGCTTCCGTTGGGCGTGACAGAAAGTGCCGTCCCGTACGGCACCACCAAGGCCTCCTACGCGGCGAACCAGATGCCCAAACCGTCCAGCGCGCCCCCACCGCCCCCACCGCCGATGGTGGCTGGCTCTAGCGGCAGCCGCATGGAACTGGGAGCCGGAAAGATCGATGGCTTCCTGGACAATCCCAACACGGTGTACATGCTGACCGAAGATGTTTCGACGGCTCCGGAGGTGGCACCCGAACGCGACCTCTCGAACTTGATCGAAAAGCACGCCTGCGGGGACGCCATCCTGCGGATCGACACCATCGACATCCAGAAAGGCGGCGCGGTGCGGGTCTCGCAGCTGCGCCAAGCCCTCCAAAAGCAACGAGCCGCGCTGGAAAGCGCCGCCAAATCCCACCACTGGCCCACCATGGACCTGGTGCTGGAGATCGATGTCAGCGGAAACGTGACTTTGGCCAAACTCGTGATGCTGGACGGCAGTTTGCTCGCCGGTCAGTACGATCTGCAACGCATTTTCTCCAGTTTGCGACTGGGTTCCCTGGACGATGATCCCGTCACCTTGCGGGTCCGGATGGGCTTTGACGTGGCCCCGTGCCGTCCATTGCCATCGATCGAGGAGAAATAG